One window of the Candidatus Jettenia sp. genome contains the following:
- the lon gene encoding endopeptidase La yields MTNKEDKGPPEVMNPPIPESDVVNDRTDRLKIPDELHVLPIKDTVLFPGMVAAINIFTERDLTLLNHVLAGHRFLALVAQKEKDIKVVKQSDLYEYATAAVVLQMLRMPDNSAKMLVQGIRRVKIDKYTQIEPYFKAKVTILEDTVESDKEMDALFRNASDQFIRMVNMVPTLPEELKIAIVNIDSPGRLADMIASHLNLSIAEKQQVLETTNVKDRLQKITAFLTREMEVMEMATKIQSQVKNEMEKGQREYYLRQQLKAIQDELGEGDERTVEIKELKKKIEEAKMPPEAKKEVEQELNRLSKIPSASAEYTVARTYLDLLVDLPWSVSTIDNLDIQGAHKILNEDHYDLDKVKERILEYLAVRKLKQDMKGPILCFVGPPGTGKTSLGMSIARALGRKFVRMSLGGVRDEAEIRGHRRTYIGALPGRIIQGLRKAGTNNPIFMLDEIDKLGADFRGDPSAALLEVLDPEQNHSFSDHYLDIPFDLSKVMFITTANILDPVPPALKDRMEVLELPGYTAEEKIFIVKQFSIPKQLKAHGLTKDQVTIDDDAIKSIITDYTREAGIRNLEREIATLCRKAAKAIASDEKKSVHVSADQLYNFLGPIKFFSEVAERTTEAGVATGLAWTQSGGDILFIEATNMPGTGKLTLTGHLGNIMKESAQAAMSYIRARANKLGITLSDFTKYDFHVHVPAGAIPKDGPSAGVTIAMALISLLKETPIVPYVAMTGEITLRGNILPVGGIKEKVLAAKRAGITTVILPKLNEKDLVDVPEQARKEMNFIFVEKVDEMLPIVFGTREPAKI; encoded by the coding sequence ATGACAAATAAAGAAGATAAAGGTCCCCCAGAGGTTATGAACCCACCAATCCCAGAATCTGACGTAGTAAATGACAGAACAGATAGATTAAAAATACCGGATGAACTCCATGTTCTTCCCATCAAAGACACCGTACTTTTCCCTGGCATGGTAGCTGCCATTAATATCTTTACCGAAAGAGACCTCACACTCCTGAATCATGTCCTGGCCGGTCACCGATTCCTGGCGCTTGTAGCTCAAAAAGAAAAAGATATTAAGGTTGTAAAACAGTCAGACCTATACGAATATGCTACAGCAGCAGTAGTACTCCAAATGCTTCGTATGCCGGATAATTCCGCAAAGATGCTGGTACAAGGCATTAGAAGGGTTAAGATTGATAAATACACGCAAATAGAACCTTATTTTAAGGCTAAGGTAACTATTCTGGAAGATACTGTTGAGTCTGATAAGGAGATGGATGCCTTATTCAGAAACGCCAGTGATCAATTTATCCGTATGGTAAATATGGTACCGACTTTACCGGAAGAACTCAAAATAGCAATCGTCAATATTGATAGTCCGGGTCGTTTGGCCGACATGATTGCATCCCATTTGAATCTCAGTATAGCCGAAAAACAACAGGTGCTCGAGACAACGAATGTTAAGGATCGGTTACAGAAGATAACTGCCTTTCTTACCAGAGAGATGGAAGTTATGGAAATGGCAACAAAGATACAATCACAGGTAAAAAATGAAATGGAGAAGGGACAAAGAGAATATTACCTGAGACAGCAATTGAAGGCAATTCAGGATGAATTAGGCGAGGGAGATGAGCGCACCGTTGAGATTAAGGAGTTAAAAAAGAAGATCGAAGAAGCTAAAATGCCCCCTGAAGCAAAAAAAGAGGTTGAACAGGAGTTGAACCGGCTTTCGAAAATACCTTCTGCCTCTGCAGAATATACCGTCGCCAGAACTTATCTCGATCTGCTAGTCGACCTTCCCTGGTCAGTCAGCACAATCGATAACCTTGATATTCAAGGAGCACATAAAATACTCAACGAAGATCATTACGACCTCGATAAGGTTAAAGAGAGAATTTTGGAATATCTGGCAGTGAGAAAATTAAAACAAGATATGAAAGGGCCTATTTTATGTTTTGTCGGACCGCCAGGTACAGGAAAAACCTCATTGGGGATGTCAATTGCGCGCGCTCTGGGCAGAAAATTTGTCCGCATGTCATTGGGAGGAGTACGAGATGAGGCTGAGATCAGAGGCCACAGACGTACCTACATCGGCGCATTACCAGGACGTATTATCCAGGGATTGCGAAAAGCAGGAACGAATAATCCTATATTTATGCTTGATGAAATTGATAAACTAGGCGCTGATTTTAGGGGCGATCCTTCAGCAGCGCTGCTGGAAGTTCTTGACCCGGAACAAAATCATTCATTCTCTGATCATTATCTGGACATACCATTCGATCTTTCAAAGGTAATGTTTATTACAACAGCAAATATTTTGGATCCCGTGCCTCCTGCATTAAAAGACCGCATGGAGGTGCTGGAACTTCCCGGATACACTGCGGAGGAAAAAATATTTATTGTTAAGCAGTTCAGTATACCGAAACAGCTCAAGGCGCATGGTCTTACAAAAGACCAGGTAACCATCGATGATGATGCGATCAAGTCTATTATTACCGATTATACACGCGAGGCAGGAATCCGTAATCTGGAACGTGAAATTGCAACCCTTTGTAGAAAAGCTGCAAAAGCTATTGCCTCTGATGAAAAAAAATCCGTTCATGTATCGGCCGATCAATTATACAATTTTTTGGGACCTATCAAATTTTTTTCAGAGGTTGCCGAACGGACTACCGAAGCAGGTGTTGCTACAGGCCTTGCCTGGACACAGAGTGGCGGTGATATTCTTTTTATTGAGGCTACGAACATGCCAGGCACCGGAAAACTTACCTTAACAGGCCATCTTGGCAATATTATGAAGGAATCAGCTCAAGCTGCAATGAGCTATATCAGGGCAAGAGCAAACAAATTAGGAATCACCCTTAGTGATTTTACCAAATATGATTTTCATGTTCATGTCCCCGCCGGAGCAATCCCTAAGGATGGTCCTTCCGCCGGCGTGACAATAGCCATGGCACTTATCTCGTTATTGAAAGAAACACCCATTGTCCCTTACGTGGCTATGACAGGCGAGATTACTCTTCGTGGAAACATACTGCCGGTTGGCGGCATTAAAGAAAAGGTCCTGGCAGCAAAACGGGCGGGAATTACCACTGTTATCTTACCAAAACTGAATGAAAAAGATCTCGTAGACGTACCTGAACAGGCCAGGAAAGAAATGAATTTCATATTTGTAGAAAAGGTTGACGAGATGTTGCCTATCGTCTTTGGAACAAGGGAACCTGCAAAAATTTAA
- a CDS encoding Hsp20/alpha crystallin family protein, giving the protein MSIDYHIIKYQTDAKQNKLEHLFKDLFAFSKDFQGGSSAPWQPPTDVYETPDEIIVKMSLSGTKPEDIQLTFSNEILTISGFRTDSSPHQKTCFYQVEIRYGYFERSVYIPKPVNTDTIQAVYKDGFLEVVLPKAQQQLSKTLLIKINFQE; this is encoded by the coding sequence ATGTCAATAGATTATCATATTATTAAATATCAAACCGATGCAAAACAGAATAAATTAGAACATCTTTTTAAAGACCTTTTTGCCTTTAGTAAAGATTTTCAGGGTGGTTCCTCAGCTCCATGGCAACCTCCTACTGATGTGTATGAAACTCCAGATGAAATAATAGTAAAGATGTCCCTATCAGGGACGAAACCAGAGGATATTCAACTTACCTTTTCAAATGAAATTCTCACTATCAGTGGATTTAGAACTGATAGTTCGCCACACCAAAAGACCTGCTTTTATCAGGTAGAAATTCGTTACGGATACTTTGAAAGAAGTGTATATATTCCGAAACCCGTCAATACCGATACTATTCAAGCCGTATATAAGGATGGGTTCCTGGAAGTGGTCTTACCCAAGGCACAACAACAATTATCTAAAACACTTTTAATAAAAATTAATTTTCAAGAGTAA
- the groL gene encoding chaperonin GroEL (60 kDa chaperone family; promotes refolding of misfolded polypeptides especially under stressful conditions; forms two stacked rings of heptamers to form a barrel-shaped 14mer; ends can be capped by GroES; misfolded proteins enter the barrel where they are refolded when GroES binds), whose protein sequence is MSAKKIIFDHDALETVKSGVKQLADAVKVTLGPRGRNVVIQKSFGSPTITKDGVTVAKEIELEDHMQNIGAQMVKSVASKTSDVAGDGTTTATVLAEAIFVEGLKNVTAGANAMALKRGIDKAVELVVQKLKEMSIPVKGRKEIEQVATVASNYDAEIGKIIADAMEKVGKDGVITVEEGKSLQTEANWIEGMQFDKGYLSPYFITDPNTMRCVLEDPFILIHEKKIATAKVLVPILEKISQAGKPLLIIAEEIEGEALTLLVVNKLRGALKCAAVKAPGFGDKRKAMLDDIAVLTGGQAVFEDLGINLESIQLKDLGRARKIEIDKENTTIIEGLGDGKKIKARIEQIKKEISITTSDYDREKLQERLAKLAGGVVQINVGATTESEMKEKKARVEDALHATRAAVEEGILPGGGVSLLRALPALNSLKLTGDEAVGVDITQRALRAPLRQIAANAGVNAAIVVQKVEAAKGNEGFDASADRYCDMVAEGIIDPTKVVRTALQNAASISTLLLTTDAIVGKIPEKKKMPPMPPGGGYGGYGDMY, encoded by the coding sequence ATGTCGGCAAAAAAGATTATATTTGATCACGATGCACTGGAAACCGTTAAGTCTGGTGTAAAGCAACTGGCAGATGCAGTAAAGGTTACCCTTGGACCACGGGGACGTAATGTAGTTATTCAGAAGAGCTTTGGCTCACCAACCATCACAAAAGATGGGGTCACCGTTGCAAAAGAAATTGAGCTTGAAGATCATATGCAGAATATTGGTGCACAAATGGTAAAATCGGTTGCATCGAAAACAAGTGATGTTGCGGGTGACGGTACAACTACGGCTACAGTACTTGCCGAGGCTATATTCGTTGAAGGGTTGAAGAATGTAACAGCCGGTGCAAATGCAATGGCGCTAAAACGCGGTATTGACAAGGCTGTCGAGCTCGTAGTACAAAAACTAAAGGAAATGAGTATTCCTGTTAAAGGCCGAAAAGAAATTGAACAAGTGGCTACCGTTGCCTCTAATTATGATGCTGAAATTGGGAAGATCATTGCAGATGCTATGGAGAAGGTTGGAAAGGATGGAGTCATAACGGTAGAAGAAGGTAAGAGTTTGCAAACTGAGGCAAACTGGATTGAGGGTATGCAATTTGACAAAGGATATCTATCACCTTATTTTATCACAGATCCAAACACTATGCGATGTGTGCTAGAAGATCCCTTTATCTTAATCCACGAGAAAAAGATTGCTACCGCCAAAGTACTGGTTCCAATATTGGAAAAGATCTCGCAGGCAGGAAAACCTCTTTTAATTATTGCAGAAGAAATAGAAGGAGAGGCGCTGACGCTTCTGGTGGTAAATAAACTCCGCGGCGCTTTAAAATGTGCAGCCGTAAAGGCCCCTGGATTTGGAGATAAGCGCAAAGCTATGCTGGATGATATTGCTGTCCTTACGGGTGGCCAGGCAGTTTTTGAAGACCTTGGTATTAATCTGGAATCTATCCAGCTTAAAGATCTTGGTCGCGCAAGGAAAATTGAGATTGATAAGGAAAATACGACTATTATCGAGGGTTTGGGCGATGGCAAAAAGATAAAAGCCCGTATTGAGCAAATCAAAAAGGAGATTTCGATAACGACATCAGACTATGACCGTGAGAAACTTCAGGAAAGGTTAGCGAAGTTGGCTGGTGGAGTTGTTCAGATCAATGTGGGCGCTACAACGGAAAGCGAAATGAAGGAAAAAAAAGCCCGTGTAGAAGATGCCCTTCATGCTACCCGTGCTGCAGTCGAAGAGGGAATTCTTCCAGGAGGAGGTGTATCTCTTCTTAGGGCCCTTCCTGCCTTAAATTCACTCAAACTCACCGGCGATGAGGCTGTAGGTGTTGATATTACCCAAAGAGCGTTACGGGCACCCTTAAGGCAAATTGCTGCAAATGCAGGCGTAAACGCCGCAATCGTTGTCCAAAAAGTAGAAGCAGCAAAAGGAAATGAGGGTTTCGATGCAAGCGCAGACCGGTATTGTGATATGGTTGCTGAGGGTATTATTGATCCAACAAAGGTGGTCAGAACAGCACTGCAAAACGCTGCCAGCATATCAACCCTACTCCTTACCACAGATGCTATTGTAGGAAAAATACCAGAAAAGAAAAAGATGCCTCCCATGCCCCCGGGCGGTGGATATGGTGGATATGGAGATATGTATTAA
- a CDS encoding DUF2905 domain-containing protein encodes MGELSAFGKILIFFGIIMIIVGGLFLFGHKIPFIGRLPGDIAIQKKNVSFYFPVTTSIIISIILSFIMWLLSRR; translated from the coding sequence ATGGGAGAATTAAGCGCATTTGGCAAAATTTTAATATTCTTTGGAATTATTATGATCATTGTGGGTGGACTCTTTCTGTTTGGTCACAAAATTCCTTTTATTGGAAGGCTTCCCGGGGATATTGCTATTCAAAAGAAAAATGTTAGTTTTTACTTTCCTGTTACAACCAGTATTATTATTAGTATAATCCTCTCTTTCATCATGTGGTTGTTAAGCAGAAGGTAA
- the ubiA gene encoding putative 4-hydroxybenzoate polyprenyltransferase, which yields MGISQVVKKTRSLFDLIKFSHTIFSLPFAVMSAFLAAGGMPDSKQLLLILAALITARSAAMSFNRLIDTKYDVHNPRTAYRVTLQDKIGRKNVWTFTILCMVLFITFAWLLNSLAFYMSPLAIMVIFGYSYTKRFTHLSHFVLGFALALSPIGAWIGVQGTLAITPFLLALAVVLWTAGFDIIYACQDLEHDIKLNLYSIPKKLGLKRALILSGTLHLFMVIVLLILPYYTDLGIMYTIGIYSVAALLLYEHSLVQPKNLSKINTAFFTVNGIISIGIMGITLIDLFTG from the coding sequence ATGGGTATTTCACAGGTAGTAAAAAAGACACGTTCTCTATTCGACTTAATCAAATTCTCGCATACTATATTCTCATTACCTTTTGCGGTAATGAGCGCATTTCTTGCCGCAGGAGGTATGCCCGATAGTAAGCAACTCTTGTTAATCTTAGCAGCGCTAATAACAGCGCGGAGCGCCGCTATGTCTTTCAACCGGTTAATCGATACCAAGTATGATGTCCATAATCCACGTACAGCTTATCGCGTCACGTTACAAGACAAAATCGGCCGAAAAAATGTATGGACCTTTACCATTCTCTGTATGGTACTTTTTATTACTTTTGCATGGTTACTCAATTCTTTAGCTTTTTATATGTCTCCGTTAGCTATCATGGTAATCTTTGGATACTCATATACAAAGCGGTTTACTCATTTATCACACTTCGTACTCGGTTTTGCATTGGCGCTTTCACCTATTGGCGCATGGATTGGGGTGCAGGGGACATTGGCCATCACACCCTTTTTGCTGGCACTTGCCGTCGTCTTATGGACAGCAGGATTTGATATTATTTATGCATGTCAAGATCTGGAACATGATATAAAATTAAATCTGTATTCCATTCCCAAAAAACTTGGACTCAAAAGGGCATTAATACTTTCCGGCACATTACATCTCTTCATGGTGATCGTTTTGCTCATACTACCCTATTATACAGATTTGGGAATTATGTATACCATTGGCATATACAGTGTAGCTGCTTTACTCTTATATGAACATTCACTTGTACAGCCAAAAAATCTCTCTAAGATTAATACTGCCTTTTTCACTGTCAATGGTATTATCAGTATAGGCATAATGGGTATAACCCTAATAGACTTATTTACAGGATAA